TGGAGCTGACCCCCTAGGGCAATGAAGGAATGTGGGCAGAGAGTCTGAGGAGGAGACACCCACCGAACATTTCGGTCCTGGCAGCCGATGGCCGTGTACTTCCAGCTGGGCTCCACATCCATGTCATAGAGGGTTGTCTTCCGCACCACGTGGTGTGTCCGTGTGAACTGCACTCCATCTCCAGACTGCAGGAGCGGAGCATGTGGGCAGGCCCACATCCAGATGCCTCACCAGGCCCCAAGAGCCCAACTTGCGCCTCCCTTCACCTCTCGTAACCTCACGCAGGGGAATGGTAGACTccgccctgcccctgcccctcaggAAAGCCCTGCGCCCTCACCTTCTGCGCAGTGCGGAAGTAGATGCTCTTGTCTGCTCCACAGCTGATCATGCGGACTTGCCCATCGCTGGCTGTGAAGGAGGGGGCCCCGTTGTTCCCACCGCTCTCACCACATGGGAGCAGCCTGTCTCCCACCTTCCCTCCATATGAACCCCCATCAAGCTACTCTACATGCCAGGGAAAACCAACTAAACTAAACCTCGAAACCCAGGCCCAACCTGGCTGGCTCAAGTCCCTGCACTGAGAGTCTCTGTTCCACCTGTCTTGCCTCCAGCTCCAGGCCTCCCAGCTGCTGTCCAACACTCCCCCACGACCGGCAGACCCTTCTCATGGAGGGGGAGGCAGATGGCAGCAGGGGTGAGGGTGGCAGCATGTGTCTCATTCACCCTGCCCCACCTGCAAACTTGACTGCAGTGATGGCGGATGAGTGCTCGTCCAGGGTCTGCTGTAGGCTGTACTCCCGCCCCGCATCCAGCACGTGGATCAGCCGGTCCCGGCTCGCCGATGCTAGCAGTTTCAGACCTGGGGTTGGAAGAACTCCATCAGCCCATGAGTGCCCTGAACTGCCTTATCTGGGCATGGCAAAGAGCCCTGAGGGAACTGAGCCCCGTACGCCAAGCCGTGTGAACCATGGGGCAAGGACAGAGCTGTCCTCTAAACCAGCAAAGACCCCAGTGATCCAAAGGATTACCGACCCACATCCAAGAGCCAGGACAGATATAAGTGGCACCAGCAGGACTGGGTGAGCCCTGGGCCATTCCGGGCATTCTCCTGACCTGTGTCTGGCTTCGAATACTCCAGGCACAGAATCTCTGAGTCATGGGCCTCCACCTTCAGCATCTCACTCAGGGAATGAAGTTCATGCACCCTGCAGAGATGAGAAGAGGTGGGAAGAGGTCACGGCCAGGCTGCAGGAAGGACTTACGCCCCCTCCTCTGCTACATTTTGTCCCCctaccttttttcccttttttgaacTTTCAGGCTTAGAGAAAAGTTGCTCTAAGAATAGAAAGCTTCCATATTTCCCTTGCCCAGCTTTCCCTAACAATAGTGCAAtcatcaaaaccaggaaatttaTCTTGGTACGATACTATTAACTAGAGACCTTACTCAAATTTCACCAGTTTTCCCACTATGTCCTTTTTCTTGACCCCAGATCCTATCCAGAGTCCAAATTGCATTGAGTTGCTTCTCCTTAGACTTCTGTAGTATTTAACAGTCCTTCAGTCTTTCCTGACCTTTCATGATCTGGACGCTTTTGAAGAGTGGTGATTGCTCTGTGGTATGTACCTCAATTTGAGTTTATCAGATGTTTTCTCATACTTATATTGAGTTATGCATTTTTGTTAAGAACACCACAGAAACACTGTCACACCCCTCTTAGTACATCCTATCATAGGCTTCATGATGTTCATAAGGATGTTAATCTTAATCACTTGGTGAAGATGATTTCTGATAGGTTTACTCATTGTAAAGTTATTATCTTTCctttgtcaataaatattttgtggtCCAACATTTTTGAGTCAAACTCTCTCTAAAGTTCTAAATACCTGACTCTGCACCATGAGAGGCAGTCAGTACCCACCCTGGGTCTGCCATTACCTAAGTGTGCCCATACGGTCCCCAGATGCTAGATGCTGTCCATTGGGGCTGACGCACACAGAGCGGATGCCCACACGGGGATCCATCAGGGACGCATCAGCTTTCTCCCCTCCAGGCAGCTCTGTGTCCAGCAGGGCCTGGGTGTTCCCATCCACGTAAATGATTTTAATGAGGTCCTAGCGGAATAGGTTAGAAGAGGCGGATGAGGCAGGCCTGACCAGTACAGCTTCGAGGGGAGAGAAACCTGGGCAAAACCAACCTTTGGACCACAGAACACAGCCAAATGAGGGCTAGAGGGCCAAGATCTAGGGGCCCAGTTCCCAAAATCAAGGTGCAGAAGCTGTGGGGATGGGGGCACTGAGGGTGCAGTGGGGGCCCCACGGCCTCAGGCTCACGTTGCTGAGGATGTTTCGGTGCAGGGTGGAGCCATGCACCCCGGAGCTCTCTGTGTTCCACAGGCGGATGGTGTTGTCTGAGGAGCAGGTAATAAAGGAACTGGGGGGCAGGCAGGCCTGGTTACTGTCCTTCACCTCGGGATAGACCTGAAAGGGCCGAGGGAACAGAAGCAGGCCTCCATTTGGAAGCAGTCCTCTGCCTACCCAAGGAGATGGAAGGGAATGGGATGGAAGAGGGAATGGTAGCCAGAACTCAGCCCAGAGCCTGCCATGGGCCATAATTGGTATATACTCTTCATCATGACCATGGGGAAGCACGTTAACCCAGCACCCACTATCTATCAGCCACTCTTCCATGTCTCCCACTtacattatttcactttattcttACAACAATTAGGTGAATCAAGTATCATTTTacactgaggaagctgaggcttggtCAAGCTCattaacttgtccaagatcactgAGGCAAAACTAAGGATGGGGCCCACTGGGGAAGCCTGTAACATGCAAACTCAGTCTCCAGGATCTATCACAGGGAAGTCACCAGAGAAACAGGAGGCAGTAGGAACATAAGGTTACACTTGGGGATCCCTACTTCCTGTCCTCCGAATGGTATCCCAGCCAACCTGGTCAGTCTGCAGCCAGCCAGCCCACATACCTCCACGCTCCAGACGCAGGAAGAATGATACAGGGCCGAGTACACCTTGCCCACTTTCTTGGGGTCCCTGACATCCCAAACATAAATGCTGTGATCGTTGTACACACAAGACAGCCACTGATTAGCAGGATCATAGGTCAAGGCAATGGTGTCTGGATACTTGGCATTGGCCACTCCAGAGAAGAGGCGACTGTAGGGAAAGGACAGGGCACACGGGTGAGAATGGAGAATGAAACCGGAAGCCAATCCACAATGGAAGGAGTGTTGTGCGAGGAGCCCTCCCGGACCCGCAGGTTTGGAAGTAAGTTGCTTGCGAGTAGGAAGGAGCCCCTACCAGCCATCAGCAGGACCTGGACCCGGCACTAGCTGCTGGGCGTGGTGTTCAGGTGAACACAGTTTCACAGAACACCAATGTTAGACAAGGGAGTTCTATGGCTATGTTggggcaaaacaaaaacaagactaCTCTGTGCACAGATAAAAACAAGATCACCACACAAACCACAGCACTGACCAAACACCACCCTTTCCCATCTACATGACTGCGGCTTCTTTACCAAATACAGCTTTAGCCCCCTACCTTTCCTTCACctcttagatcaggcgtccctaaactttttacacagggggccagttcactgtccctcagaccgttggagggccgccacatactgtgctcctctcactgaccaccaatgaaagaggtgccccttcctgaagtgcggcggggggccgcatgcggcccgcgggccgtagtttggggacgcctgtcttagatATTATCTAAATCCCATAAGCCCCTCCCAACACCTacttactgagactctccacagTTTTCCAAGGTGTGGGGTCTCCTTGGTTGCAACAAGTACCAATAAGCCCAAATTCTTCTGTCTAAAGAGGTGTTCCCAGTCATCTCTGGGTCATCAATACACTCTTCACCTGCTCCCTGAAGCGCTGCCCAGAAAGACTGGGCAGGGGCGAGGCTACGAATGGAGGAAGGGGGCCCATGTAGCTCACCTGGCCTCAGTGACGCTGGCAATGTCTGTCCCCAGAGCATGGGGTCGGGGCAGGGTGGTAAGGAAGTGCAGGTTAGAGGGGTTGAAAAGGCGCACGGTGCCATCAGCACAGCCACAGAAGATGTAGTCCTGGCTCACAGAGATGCAGTGGGCCACTGTGGTCTGCAGGCAGAGCAGCTCAGCTCAGCAAGGCCACCTGCCCACTCCTCAGAGTCTCACCTCCCCGCCCATCAACAGTCACCTGCCAAGAGGAGGGACCGGCCAAGGCAGGGGCAAGGGAAAAACCGCCCAGCTGCTCCGTTCTGAGCCCCTCAGCCCCGTGCAGCCAGGAGACAGGGATCAGGGATTCTTCTAAGGCACCAGAGGATCCAGGAGGAAAAGCCcagtgaagagaaagaaacagcatgagagagagaagaaggtgCAGGCACCACTTACTGTGAAGCTGTCTGTGTTCTGAGCAGAAGAGGAAAGCaggggaaagagagacagaaagagcagAGAGGAGGCAGTTACAGAGATCACCAAGGGCTGGAACTGGGCCAAGCTCTAGCTCCCTCAAGCTTCACGCTCCTGGGATTTCATGTATGAATAAGGGCCTAGCCCCTACTCTGAAGCCCGGGGCACTAGTTCTCCCCTGAACTGAGATATGGGCTGACCCTACCCTTGGGGATGGAGGTACTTACCCTCAGCTCCACCCACTTGTCCAAAAGCCTCCGATCACTGAACTCGCACAGCAGCCCTGAGGACGTGATGCAGAAAGTGCTGTCTGCCTTCTTCCCTCTGCCGCAGGCCACATCAGTGAATAGGTTGTTCCGTAGCTCTCCCAGCAGCCCTGAGCGGCCCAGCAGGGGCACAGTGGCATTCACCTGTGGAAGCACACCAGTTATCCCCCACATCCATTCCAGAGCCCGTCCCTGCAAACTAGGCCCCAGGAGAGGATGGGGGACGACCCCAGGCCCCCTTGCTCTTTTAGCCTACTCCTCAGCCCAGACAGCATTTGGCTCATCCAAAACTTCTGCAGGACTGCTGGGGATGCAGAGAGGCCCGGGTGAAGCAGAGCTCCTGGGGAGGGCTGAGCAGGCCCTAGCCAGGGCCCTGGTGGCTACTCCCAGCCTGAGCACCTCACCTTTGAGGTCTTGCTGTCATCGAGATACCAGAATTTGATGTGCCGGTTGCCTGCAGTTACAAAGTAGCTGCAGTCCTCAGAGAAGGACACTGCTGTCACTCGACTGGACACCTTGTTGGAGGCCACCACAATGTTTTTCTGGAGGGGATGCCAAAGGAAAGAATCAAGGCTCTGTCTCTTGGAGCTAAGAAAACAGTGACTCAGAGGATGGAGGAGAGTTCAAACTGGTACTTGAAAAGTGACTTTTTCCCCAGAATTTACTGGCCGGAAAAAGAGGGGTGGGGAAAGAATCCCTTTTAGAGGAGCTAAAAAGATTCGTTTCCTGCAGAAGACCTTGTAAGGTATAAAGCTAGCCCCCTTCTACCAACATGCTTGGCTACGCGGTTGCTCTTTTCTGCTTCAAATCCTTTTCTACAATGAGAAGGGTTCGGTGGGGTGGATGGAGCAGGGCAGGTCAGTCGTCTCTTGCCTCCCCAGCTGACAGTTGACCACGGTGCGGCTGCCaggccaccccacccagccactcACCTTCCAGGCCCACACGTTGACGATCATGTCATGCTGGTAGCCCACAGAGACAATGTACTTGGCGCTAGGAGAGAAGGCCACACAAGCCACACCATACTTGTGCTCCTGCAGCTCGGCCACCTGGCTACGCTCTGCCACGTCCCAAACCCGCACGGCGGGCATGTGCCCACTCTGCAGGGAGGCAAGAACCGGAAGTGAGTtctgtgggtcaagatggccagggggagacctatgttaattctagctaaataattataagcttgcttGGCTCAGAGTAGACTGAAGTTTATACACTGCACTAAACTGTATTATTAGTccagttaattagaaatcaagtggcaacaggaggcctaaggtaaagaccatgTGAGAGCTCAGTAATACCGGGGAATACAGGGGTGGCTGCAGAGCTGGCAATACTGCTCTGGTCTCACgaatgccttctcaacatggagACTGCGTGAGGGTCTCATAAAGAAGGCTTatgcaaagatctctgagaagggaggcgACCTCTGCTCGCAAGATccgggagggtctttgcagatgggagctggcaaggaggagaaaagcgctgcagggcagagatcacagaaggcctcaggctctgcctaggttGTCGGAATGTGGAGTGATTCTGTGTCCTCAAATGCTCAGGAGATAAAAGCCCCTGGATGCATTGGGTGTGGTCAGAGCGGGTGGCTCCTCATCTGCTGTACTTCTGATGCAGCCGCACCCTGATAACAATCGGTGATAAACTCAGAGCACTAGAttagcatgtcttagaaggatctcaagtgctctCCAGCAGGCTCTCTTAGATACCCCTGCACCCTCCCCTTCCATGCCCATAAGATCTATGAGATTATGCACATAATAAGTGTTTGGAGCACAGAGATCGGGGGCCAACGGTTCCCACGGTTCCCACGCATGCGCTGGTCCCCTGGCCCCACGCTGTACattctactcttgtgtctctgtccttatt
The DNA window shown above is from Saimiri boliviensis isolate mSaiBol1 unplaced genomic scaffold, mSaiBol1.pri Scaffold_25, whole genome shotgun sequence and carries:
- the LOC141583402 gene encoding mitogen-activated protein kinase-binding protein 1-like isoform X2, which encodes MAVEGSTITSRIKNLLRSPSIKLRRSKPGNRREDLSSKVTLEKVLGITVSGGRGLACDPRSGLVAYPAGCVVVLFNPRKHKQHHILNSSRKTITALAFSPDGKYLVTGESGHMPAVRVWDVAERSQVAELQEHKYGVACVAFSPSAKYIVSVGYQHDMIVNVWAWKKNIVVASNKVSSRVTAVSFSEDCSYFVTAGNRHIKFWYLDDSKTSKVNATVPLLGRSGLLGELRNNLFTDVACGRGKKADSTFCITSSGLLCEFSDRRLLDKWVELRTTVAHCISVSQDYIFCGCADGTVRLFNPSNLHFLTTLPRPHALGTDIASVTEASRLFSGVANAKYPDTIALTYDPANQWLSCVYNDHSIYVWDVRDPKKVGKVYSALYHSSCVWSVEVYPEVKDSNQACLPPSSFITCSSDNTIRLWNTESSGVHGSTLHRNILSNDLIKIIYVDGNTQALLDTELPGGEKADASLMDPRVGIRSVCVSPNGQHLASGDRMGTLRVHELHSLSEMLKVEAHDSEILCLEYSKPDTGLKLLASASRDRLIHVLDAGREYSLQQTLDEHSSAITAVKFAASDGQVRMISCGADKSIYFRTAQKSGDGVQFTRTHHVVRKTTLYDMDVEPSWKYTAIGCQDRNVRIFNISSGKQKKLFKGSQGEDGTLIKVQTDPSGIYIATSCSDKNLSIFDFSSGECVATMFGHSGECILNT
- the LOC141583402 gene encoding mitogen-activated protein kinase-binding protein 1-like isoform X1; this translates as MAVEGSTITSRIKNLLRSPSIKLRRSKPGNRREDLSSKVTLEKVLGITVSGGRGLACDPRSGLVAYPAGCVVVLFNPRKHKQHHILNSSRKTITALAFSPDGKYLVTGESGHMPAVRVWDVAERSQVAELQEHKYGVACVAFSPSAKYIVSVGYQHDMIVNVWAWKKNIVVASNKVSSRVTAVSFSEDCSYFVTAGNRHIKFWYLDDSKTSKVNATVPLLGRSGLLGELRNNLFTDVACGRGKKADSTFCITSSGLLCEFSDRRLLDKWVELRNTDSFTTTVAHCISVSQDYIFCGCADGTVRLFNPSNLHFLTTLPRPHALGTDIASVTEASRLFSGVANAKYPDTIALTYDPANQWLSCVYNDHSIYVWDVRDPKKVGKVYSALYHSSCVWSVEVYPEVKDSNQACLPPSSFITCSSDNTIRLWNTESSGVHGSTLHRNILSNDLIKIIYVDGNTQALLDTELPGGEKADASLMDPRVGIRSVCVSPNGQHLASGDRMGTLRVHELHSLSEMLKVEAHDSEILCLEYSKPDTGLKLLASASRDRLIHVLDAGREYSLQQTLDEHSSAITAVKFAASDGQVRMISCGADKSIYFRTAQKSGDGVQFTRTHHVVRKTTLYDMDVEPSWKYTAIGCQDRNVRIFNISSGKQKKLFKGSQGEDGTLIKVQTDPSGIYIATSCSDKNLSIFDFSSGECVATMFGHSGECILNT